From candidate division KSB1 bacterium:
CGAAAGCCGACTGACCGGCTTCCATGCCGAGCAAACCCGGCAGGATGGAGCCGTCGACTTGGCCGCAGATGCCGGCTACCAAATGCTCTCCTTCTTTCGGCATCTCGGTAACGATCATGTCGCAGGTCGATGTGCCCATCACCTTGACCAGCGTGTGCGGCTCGATCTGCGCACCGACGCCGCCGAAATGGGCGTCGAACGAGCCGACGCCGACAATGACGTCGGTCGACAAACCGAGTCGCTCCGCCCATTCGGGACACAGTTTGCCTGCCGGAACGTCGCCGGTGTAGGTTTCCTGATAGAGGCGATCGCGCAGTCCGGCCAAAAGCGGATCGAGTGTCGTCAAAAATTCTTCGGGAGGCAGGCCGTTCCACGAGGCATGCCACATCGCCTTATGTCCCGCCGCAGTACGGCTCCGCTTCAGTTTGAGCGGGTCAGTCATGCCGGTCAAGAGAGCCGGAATCCAATCGCAGTGCTCAACCCAGGAAAAGGCTGCCTTGCGCACCGCTTCATCCTCGCGCAGCACGTGCAGAATCTTGGACCAAAACCATTCGGATGAATAGACGCCGCCCGAATAGCGGGTATAGTCCTCGCCGCCCCATGTTTTCGCCTTGCGGTTGATCTCTTCGGCTTCAGCCACGGCCGTGTGGTCTTTCCATAAAATGAACATGGCGTTGGGGTTCTCTTCAAAACCGGGCGTCAGCGCCAAGGGCGTACCCTGTCGATCTACTGCGCAGGGCGTAGAGCCGGTAGTATCCACGGAAATGCCGCGAATCTTTTCCGCCGTTCCGGCCGGCGCCTTGGCCAAAGCGCCGCGCACCGAGGCCTCCAAACCCTCGATATAGTCCAGCGGATGCTGGCGGAATTGATTCTTGGCCGGATTACAATAACGTCCTTCCTTCCAACGGGGATAGTAAAAGACTTCCGAGGCAATCTCGGTTCCGTCCGCCGCATCGACGATCAGCGTGCGGACTGAATCGGTGCCGTAATCGATGCCGATGACATAATGTTCGTGCTTGTTCATAATCCTCTCCCTCTTATCAGCGGCAATTCTTATTCTCTGAAAAATCTATGAACCGTAACATGATGATAGACATCGCCGGGCGCAAGGATGGGCGAAGGGAAGTTGGGATGATTGACGGCGTCGGGATAGTACTCAGTCTCCAAACAGAGCGCATCGTGTTTGCCGAACACGCCGCCGCTGCCGACGATGCCGTCGAGAAAATTGCCGGTGTAGAGCTGCACGGCCGGCTTGGTGGTGAACAGCTCGAATCCGCGGCCGCTCTTGGGATCGAACAGTCGCGCG
This genomic window contains:
- a CDS encoding ribulokinase, encoding MNKHEHYVIGIDYGTDSVRTLIVDAADGTEIASEVFYYPRWKEGRYCNPAKNQFRQHPLDYIEGLEASVRGALAKAPAGTAEKIRGISVDTTGSTPCAVDRQGTPLALTPGFEENPNAMFILWKDHTAVAEAEEINRKAKTWGGEDYTRYSGGVYSSEWFWSKILHVLREDEAVRKAAFSWVEHCDWIPALLTGMTDPLKLKRSRTAAGHKAMWHASWNGLPPEEFLTTLDPLLAGLRDRLYQETYTGDVPAGKLCPEWAERLGLSTDVIVGVGSFDAHFGGVGAQIEPHTLVKVMGTSTCDMIVTEMPKEGEHLVAGICGQVDGSILPGLLGMEAGQSAFGDVYAWFRDLLLWPVEHLINTMPQLSEFNRQKMIDEIADTIIPALSEEAAMLPIDPDGIVALDWLNGRRTPFANQALKGAITGLNLGSDAPRIFRALVEATAFGAKKIVDRFAEEGVPIRQVIAIGGIPKKSPFVMQVTADVLNMPIKVAASEQACALGSAMAAATAAGLYPTMQAAQKAMGSGFEKVYEPNPENAKLYEILYQKYSKLADFIEHEFK